The sequence GCTCTGAATACGActttaaatgaaataaatttcaaaccgcTGGGAAGATCAATGCACATATTAATTGTTTGCTCAAATTCCGTCATATTAATGAGCAAGGGAGGGAGGGGGAGGTGAGTGCGATCAGTAAATTCATTTAATCCTGATTATATACTTTAATTAACGATAATTTTTAGATGCTGAAACAAGTTTTTATAAGTAACTGATATGTGAATATAAAGTTGAGATGAGCTTATACTATAATCATGATAATACATGGAGATATTGTGTTTCAAAATACTTTCCAGTCAATTAACAACGAACAGCAAAATTATGATGCGGATGTTACGATCCTCACATAGCCCTGTAGAACAGAACCATCAAGCGAGAATATACGGAAAAGCAGTATATTCAGTAAGCAGTAGAAATAAGCAACACTCGTTGGTTGGTAAATTGATTAAATTTATAATTGACTCCAACGAAATTGAAAGCATTCAATCGCATAAAGTGCTCACATTAATGATGTTGGCGCTTGGTTTTTCGTCAGTCGAGAGCTTCTATGAAGCTTAAAAAAAACCAATCGAGATCGGGAATAATCAGTGACGTGACCAATCCTGATAAATCCTAAAAATTTCATCTTGACGGAAAGTAAAATATATGAGAAGTTGACGTTCGTGTGAAGAATGCTTAAGAAACAAGACTCCGCATTTTCATGCTTCCAAACTACCTTATTTTcctaaacaaaatattttttatcttttattttagTTATATACCACATTCTAACTATAACTATACAAACGGTTGGTACGACGCGTCAATACTAGCATTTATATCATCACTTAAATTAATTGCTTTATATCACCGCTGTAGTTTCAAGTTAAAAAATTTGGAAACAAAGCATTCCGCCCACAGTTCTTTTGTAAATTTATGgtggtcctgaaaaggaccgatTATGAATtgtaaaaaatgtcaaatttaagCACGTTCTCCACGGATGCGACGGGCCAACTGGATGTCCTTTGGCATAATTGTCACACGCTTGGCGTGGATGGCGCACAGATTGGTGTCTTCGAACAGACCGACCAAATAAGCCTCACTAGCTTCCTGCAGAGCCATGACGGCCGAACTCTGGAAACGCAGATCGGTTTTGAAATCCTGAGCGATTTCACGAACCAGACGCTGGAATGGCAGCTTGCGGATCAGCAATTCGGTGGATTTCTGGTAACGACGAATTTCACGCAGGGCGACTGTTCCTGGACGATAACGATGAGGTTTCTTCACTCCTCCAGTGGCTGGGGCACTCTTGCGAGCAGCTTTGGTAGCCAGCTGCTTACGAGGAGCCTTTCCTCCGGTAGACTTACGAGCGGTTTGCTTTGTACGAGCCATTGCAAGTTAGTAGGTAGAAGTTTCGACTTTTTCGATAGCCGGGTAAACgagaaatgacgagaaattttcAGAATCAATTCTTTTATAGCAGAAAAAGGGACGCTACCTGCATTTAGCCGTTATTTTCCAAACACCAATCTATGCTACATCAAAGAGAGGGGAATAAACATGATGTGCAGAAAAATGCAGCATAATGGAATGAAGGAATACGAAAAAGCCATGCCCGGAGGGGAAATTGAAGCCGTTTGAAAACAGTATAAAAGAGCCACGTCACGAGCAATCGTCATCTCAGTGTTTGAATTCTGTTTCAAAGTGTAACTGCTACTGATAAATTCTGAAAAATGACTGGTCGTGGTAAAGGAGGTAAAGGACTCGGCAAAGGAGGCGCCAAGCGTCATCGTAAGGTTCTTCGTGATAACATCCAGGGAATCACCAAACCAGCAATCCGTCGTCTGGCTCGTCGTGGAGGAGTGAAGCGTATTTCCGGTCTGATCTACGAAGAAACCCGAGGTGTTTTGAAAGTGTTTCTGGAAAATGTTATCCGGGATGCTGTTACTTACACTGAACACGCCAAGCGAAAGACCGTTACTGCTATGGATGTCGTCTATGCGTTGAAACGTCAAGGACGCACTCTGTACGGTTTCGGAGGTTAAATGCCGATGAATTATCTATCAGAATGGCCCTTTTCAGGGCCAACAAACAATCAATTAAGAGTTATTCTAAGAATTTTTCCAATTTCATCATTACCCTTAACATAAACGCGTTAGAATTGACTTAGATGCCTATCTTCTTATAAAATGGCAGCAATATGAAAAAACGATTACTTGACTTAGAAAATCGAATAGTCACAGGTAGGGTTCGCTGCAACTCTTAACAATGCAAAAGGTATTATGTCCAGGTAGGTATTTCACAACAAAAGCCAATGATCTTTATGTTAGTCACAAACACTAAGAACTTGTGATGTCGCACCCACTTTTGCCTAATTACGCGATTTAACTGATTTACAATTCATGGGAATTTACGTCATATGTATCAATAATAAGGTTGTGCGCTTTGAAGAAAGtctttcaaaaataatcgtatTTCATCTTCTGATCAAATAGTTTACTGCTGTCAGCATAGAGAAATGCGTTCCCAAGAAATGTGTACTCAAATTGAAATACCAGTGTTCCATTCAATTCATGACAGTAATCATATGACAAATGTACGTTAAAAACAGATCTGCCAACTAACGATCGAATAATCAAACAATGCGACCAGCGCAATGGTTAAAGTTGCCAACCAGGTTCAAGATCAATATTGAAGATAATACCATTGTTATTAAttctattaaaattcattggatgCAATGACATGAATTCTTTTGCCAAACATTGATCTCTTTCGAATTTTGAAGGGAATTCAAAAAGTTTATTTTGTATGTTCATAAGATTCATAATTCAAATGATGTAATAATGCAATGGAATTGACCGATGAATTATTCAAGGTCAGTGGATAAGATGATATGTTGTCAAGGTTTTTCATCACTTATCGTCAGAAAAACACTATGAAACTTTTGGCAACAGCTTACATAAAAAGTGTTTAAACAGATTTGCTCAGATATGTAAATAGACAATTCATGTAATACCGAAACGGTGACGATTTTTGAAGCACAGTTAGACGATTTTGAAGCGTCATTTTAATATATGTGAAAAAGataattaaacattttcaatattcGAAGACGCgcatatgaactaacataacacaGCCTATCATCCAAAGTCTTATTCTTGCGCGTACCAAAAACCCTATTATTCTTGTTTGGTCACCGTTGGTTCTCATCCCACACTCATTTTAACCCACTTAAAATATTCACCACTGTGAAAttctattttgtatttttttcaacagactgcACAATCAATTCGTACTGCACAGTAAAATTGCGAAATTAAAGTTACGATGAATAAATAAGAAATGTTTAATGAACAAAAAATTAACTAGAGCTGATTCCATTTAGTTCTTTATCATAAAAatatggtcgtcctgaaaaggacggtttCGGTTGTAGCGTGACTCAGTTTCAATTTAGGCTTTCTTTTCGGTTTTCTTGGGGAGTAGAACAGCTTGAATGTTTGGTAGCACACCACCCTGGGCGATGGTTACTCCCGACAGTAGTTTGTTCAGTTCCTCGTCGTTGCGGATGGCCAGTTGCAAATGACGTGGGATGATTCTGGTTTTCTTGTTATCACGGGCAGCATTTCCTGCCAATTCCAGAACTTCAGCAGCAAGATATTCCATCACAGCTGCCAGATAGACAGGGGCTCCTGCTCCGACGCGTTCCGCGTAGTTTCCCTTTCTCAACAGACGATGGATTCGGCCTACTGGGAACTGAAGACCGGCACGATTCGAacgggactttgcctttcccTTAACTTTGCCTCCTTTTCCGCGTCCAGACATTTTGTTTGAGTAATTCAAAAAGCGTTGTTACTTTCAATTGAGATAGAAATATACTGATGTGTGCTACCTGGAATGACCCGCTTTATATACCCATTTCACTGTGCCTTATTTACTGTTCCGTATGCGATGTTAGAAGGGTACCATTAAACAGAAAATAATAAAACGGACGGCGATTCGATCTCTCATTTCCAGGTATAAAAGGCATAGCATTTGTCCTTTTGGCATCAGTTTTGTGGAAACGTTAGCAAGTTTGATACATTCGAAATGGCACCGAAAACTAGTGGAAAAGCTGCCAAAAAATCTGGCAAAGCGCAGAAGAATATTGCGAAGGGGGACAAGAAGAAGCGCAAGCAACGCCGTAAGGAAAGCTACGCTATCTACATCTACAAGGTGTTGAAGCAAGTTCACCCGGACACCGGAGTTTCGTCGAAGGCTATGAGCATCATGAACAGTTTTGTCAACGACATATTCGAACGCATTGCCGCCGAAGCTTCTCGTCTGGCTCAGTACAACAAGCGTTCTACGATCACTTCTCGTGAAATTCAAACAGCCGTTCGTCTGCTGCTGCCAGGAGAGTTGGCCAAACATGCCGTATCGGAAGGTACCAAGGCTGTCACCAAGTATACAAGCTCCAAGTAAATCAACTCAATCGCATCCATAACTAAATCGGCTCTTTTCAGGGCCAACAATCATTTCAAAAGAATTATTTCGAATTTTCTTCATAAGTAAAGATCGAGAAATTATCGCTAGACATCATTAGCACATATATATCAACAAATTGTATTAAAGCAACCTCCTGATTTTCGTTAGTTGTGAGCATCTATGAAACGTAAGAAAAACTGTAAAGGAAACTGGTAACGAGTTCGGAAAACATCGTTAATGACGTTGACATGACCTACCTCCGGTGTCCGGGTGAATCCAAAAAAATCACCATCGTGGAACGTATATCCTAAATTTCGGTCAATTTAGTTCTAAGGCTGTTTTGATACGCTGGTGAAGGTTGCAAATAGCATAGATAGGAATACTAGTATCTATGTCTGTTTGCAAATTTTCGACAAAACGACGAttgaaaaatcagtaaaattacGCGTTTGACAAACTAATTCGACATTTCTCCATGCCGAACTTGAGAATCTATTTTATGCGAATGGTTGGTAGGACGCGTCAATGCTGGTAATTATTTCATCACTCAAATTAATACCGTTTGTCTGTTAACAATTTCGGAAACGAAGCATTCCGCCCACAGTTCTTTTCTAAATTTATGgtggtcctgaaaaggaccgatTATGAATTGTAAATAATGTCAAATTTAAGCACGTTCTCCACGGATGCGACGGGCCAACTGGATGTCCTTTGGCATAATTGTCACACGCTTGGCGTGGATGGCGCACAGATTAGTGTCTTCGAACAGACCGACCAAATAAGCCTCACTAGCTTCCTGCAGAGCCATGACGGCCGAACTCTGGAAACGCAGATCGGTTTTGAAATCCTGAGCGATTTCACGAACCAGACGCTGGAATGGCAGCTTGCGGATCAGCAATTCGGTGGATTTCTGGTAACGACGAATTTCACGCAGGGCGACTGTTCCTGGTCGATAGCGATGAGGTTTCTTTACTCCTCCGGTGGCTGGGGCACTCTTGCGAGCAGCTTTGGTAGCCAGCTGCTTACGAGGAGCCTTTCCTCCGGTAGACTTACGAGCGGTTTGCTTTGTACGAGCCATTCCAAGTTAGTAGGTAGAATTTCCGACTTTTTCGATAGACGGGTAAACgagaaatgacgagaaattttcAGAATCAATTCTTTTATAGCAGAAAAAGGGACGCTACCTGCATTTAGTCGTTATTTTCCAAACACCAATCCATGCTACACCAAAGAGTGGGGAATAAACATGATGTGCAGAAAAATGCAGCATAATGGAATGAAGGAATACGAAAAAGCCATGCCCGGAGGGTAAATTGAAGCCGTTTGAAAACAGTATAAAAGAGACACGTCACGGGCAATCGTCATCTCAGTGTTTGAATTCTGTTTTAAAGTGTAACTGCTACTGACAAATTCTGAAAAATGACTGGTCGTGGTAAAGGAGGTAAAGGACTCGGCAAAGGAGGCGCCAAGCGTCATCGTAAGGTTCTTCGTGATAACATCCAGGGAATCACCAAACCAGCAATCCGTCGTCTGGCTCGTCGTGGAGGAGTGAAGCGTATTTCTGGTCTGATCTACGAAGAAACCCGAGGTGTTTTGAAAGTGTTTCTGGAAAATGTTATCCGGGATGCTGTTACTTACACTGAACACGCCAAGCGAAAGACCGTTACTGCAATGGATGTCGTCTATGCACTAAAACGTCAAGGACGCACTCTATACGGTTTCGGAGGTTAAATGCCGATGAATTATCTATCAAAAcggcccttttcagggccaACAAACAATTAACTAAGAGTTGTTCCGATCATATTTGCAACTTCGCCATTGCTAAATATTTAAAAAGCCATTTCAACAGAATGGCCCCGGTCTGTGAAATCGATTGGTTGGTAACGTAAAACGAGTAGTCACGTTGCTTATTCCGAAACGGAACTAAACAAAAAGTGTTATGCATAGGTAATAATAGGTGGTGTTCCACAATGTAAAACTGACTTGTAACGTCGAACTTACTTTTGTCTAATAGCGCGATTTAGCTGTTCCACAATTCATACCGATGGAAGTGTTTGAAAAGATAATCGAATTGCTGCTTCTTACCAGATAATTTGCTGCTGTCGTTCCGGGATTGCGTACTACACACCTTTGTTTGGTTTTTCAGATCAGTAATATTTTTATACCGTATACCGTACGGTATACACTGATCACGCGAAGACTCACCAGTCAATGCAATGCATTGCAATGCGTGCTCTCTAGCAATTAATCGTTGCGATCCACACGGAGtaccgacgcccataccgggctgccgtacctgaggatcgaaactgccagtaACCTGCAGTTCCCTAGAACAAAATTAGTGGTCAAAGGAACCAATTTTGAGTCGATTGCAGACATCCAGGCGGCCGTGACGAGGGTACTCATCGAAGCGGTTCAGAAATGTTACTACGGACGGACTACTTCGAAGGGTATGATAGAGctttgaaaaatattaaagCATGCGGTTTTTATGGAATCAGTCTtattacttaattttcacacctcATTGCGAtgaaaaaacgaataaaatgaGAGAAAAGCAAACAGTTGTTTATCATGTTTTATCCGAAATTCAAACTACAGTGAATTTACTATTAATCATAACTTATTTCATACTGAGCTGAGCTGTAAACATTGCTGACTTTTGACGAAACGTTCGGTTATTTTACACGGTGAAGCAGCTGCTGACTAAACAGTTTAATTTTTGCCAAATTCTCGTTACAAATTGCTACCCAGTGCTGACATTATACATCTTGAATCGAGTTTATCGAAACGATTATTTCGACTAAACTATGACATTACGTTTCGATTTGGACCACACGATCGAGTTCCTAACAacgtggtactagatttcggtCGGCGCGGTTCGAATTGTCAAATAATAGTAAACCaacccatatacattgcaaCCGCGAAAAAGTGTAACTAtaaattattgtttgaatattttcgattacatttattcggTTCAAATACTGAAAAGAACGCAGatgtttgtaatactgcggttgTAAGATGccacgaaattttgtttttgtttttccagAATATATTTACTAAGCCATATAACTTTAGCTCTAATATTCAAGAAGCAAACCATTCATTGTAGTAGTCTATCTAGGTACTATTGAAGGGGCAAAATAGCGTGTTTATAAACAGTTGGCGAGATGGTGATGCTTTTGACATATTCCCTATATTTTGAAGATGTTTGGactaatttacttgagtttgaacaaTTACTGATGATAGAACctttaaaataaacattttcacgTATTGCCATCACGCGTATGATTGGAAACTGccgaatatatttgaaaatttcggatAAAATTAGAAGTTTTTGTacacaaacaaatttatttggataggtcgtcaaatggtgagataactaagtcctcacaagttcctatctcatgcctccccgagcgtctatgatgacatttggtcaatagaacggcgtcgactgggtgctaccgCCTTTTGCGTTTAGTAGCAGGGTGTGAAATGGCTtgaaggttgaagcccatcctaaagtgcaatatttatcatagtatattgcaacatgtggttctgttgtttgctgcattatttgttatatattgaattgaattatttttttttttttattcaataataatatatttaaaggcacactgctaaagctctaagatgccaagggtattttctaatcttgattaacgactaacttaaaactagggtattatcattagggtagtgacgtattccggtcgcaatggtcgattctggcagattcagttgcagttgcagttggcgatcggcaatggtcgatGGATTGAATGTAATacgagtgtcttccagatgacgattctacgtgggtccgcgagaaacacccccaggccacggagaattgaattatattacattgtattatatattgttattattattattattattattattattattactattattattattattattattattattattattattattattattattattattattattattattattattattattattattattattattattattattattattattattattattattattattattattagtattattattattattattattgttatttttactattattataattattattactatcaaaaaagaaatattatatttcctgcgacgaaagaagagcataacttacactgcgaaatCAACTGTTAtagattgtatcatagcatattatttcgtatattatcttattatattatattttgttatgttgtatggtattatactgcattgcattatatcatattatattgtattatattatattacactaAAAGTAtaagtattgtgttatattatattatgttatattatattgtgctaaattgtattatattatttcatattatgttatatcacagagaacagatatccaacagacattcatacgtgcaaagtcgtgtgcaacggtgatttttaatggattttcacttgtatgattTACACTGCTTTTTTTAAacgtttgtactagcttggatgtgatatattatattgtattttattatattatattatattatactatattatattatattatattatattatattatattatattatattatattatattatattatattatattatattatattatattatattataaagtatatcgacaacggggaggggcagggagtgcatcagggtatcttacaagtgaatgactggatgatggagtggattgccaacctgagtcacgtgggggaagctttgtgtttctccctgaaggtctgaaatgagtaagacgcacccttctaacaaaccatcaggcgggtttaaactggtacagcgaaattatttattatatggccggatgttcttgctggaaagcgccgggtcctcaaaacccattttggccttcttaacagcaattatatgaaagctatctgataatcaaattaggatctactgtaagtctacccgcatacattggtaatgccttgaactgatggtggcttcacacatacatacatacatgcatacatacatacatacaaacaaatttatttggatgACACGACATGTATAAACTGACAAATATTACCTTTTTTCGATAACTCCTACTTTTCTTAGCTTTTCCCACAATTCGTTTAATTGACTTTTTCCGTCCGACTACAAACTACAGTAACTGGACATAGTTTAGTTTCATCTTACTTTCATTACCATAAATAAATACCACGACGAgtctaagacaaaacgtaaagaaaatcAAGAACGGTTATATGCCCTAAGCATaaaaacataggctaacccctaaacgaAATAACATGCTGCTTTTTAATAATATGATTTTACAAACAGTATGACTCGAACAATGCTTTAGAATAAAtattatcaatactaatatgatTATGAAAATCTCTGATGCCTTCGATAACTATCATTTCTTGTCGAGTTTAGTCAATTaagagctcgattgttttggtttcatAATGTCAaccttctcgataatctaatacttcttcaaGTGAAATCAAACGAtgtaattttgatagaatccagATACATAATGTCAGTCACATTACAGTTTAAAAAGACAGCTCGAGTAAACTTCAGTTTTACTAAGCATTCATCAATAAAATCAGCTATAAATTAGCGGAACGTACAACTGTGCTAAAGTTAGTAAAATTATTGCTAAGTTCAGTAAAGCAAACTAGAACTGTACATGACAGAAAtcacaacaaaataatttctaGAATGTATGGTGTTATACTACGGGTAGAAATGATTTACAAACTTCTCAATGGCATAACTCAATTTTAACCTAGATTAGCGAAAGATATTGAATGAAAAGATGAATAGGTACTCGAGTATCGAATCAGCTTAGAGTGTAAAAGCTAGAGTAAGCTGGCTCGTATTGGTATGATCAGACGAAATAATTGAATTCTACTTTTctaccaaccattttttcatgcCTTTCGATTCTCTCAGTTAGTTTTCaccgaaaagaaccaattaaAATTGTTATAGTAAAAATTCTGCGGCGATCGTAACCAAAAAACTCAGctttattgtttgaaaatagAGTTGAAATTACAAAAACAATGCAACAGTAAATAGCTACAAAATATTAAATTCTATCAttgtaatatttgaaaaacagtttttatggAAGACGAATTTGTCAGTTGGTTTTTACTTCTAAATTGAGAATGAACTAGTATAATAAACAATTATCTTATATGATTTTGAAGCAGTTTACTTCAATAAAGCATCAAAAAACATCAAGTACCGTCATGACAGCAAAGAGCATATCATGTTAAGATATGATGGCAAAAATCGTTAatactttgttttttgtttgctatttacgacTACTCGGGATATGTACACCATACCGCGAAACCGAAAATTCTTTAGCAGTGTAGTAAACGTTATGTGAATAAATTCAAATTCTCTCACCTAGAGACAACAACATTTATAATAAACTAGAATTTAATCAagaaaacaaattcaaagtttttatcgattaaataatttttagttggtttgacgtaaa comes from Malaya genurostris strain Urasoe2022 chromosome 3, Malgen_1.1, whole genome shotgun sequence and encodes:
- the LOC131438397 gene encoding histone H3; the encoded protein is MARTKQTARKSTGGKAPRKQLATKAARKSAPATGGVKKPHRYRPGTVALREIRRYQKSTELLIRKLPFQRLVREIAQDFKTDLRFQSSAVMALQEASEAYLVGLFEDTNLCAIHAKRVTIMPKDIQLARRIRGERA
- the LOC131438401 gene encoding histone H2A translates to MSGRGKGGKVKGKAKSRSNRAGLQFPVGRIHRLLRKGNYAERVGAGAPVYLAAVMEYLAAEVLELAGNAARDNKKTRIIPRHLQLAIRNDEELNKLLSGVTIAQGGVLPNIQAVLLPKKTEKKA
- the LOC131438403 gene encoding histone H2B-like; amino-acid sequence: MAPKTSGKAAKKSGKAQKNIAKGDKKKRKQRRKESYAIYIYKVLKQVHPDTGVSSKAMSIMNSFVNDIFERIAAEASRLAQYNKRSTITSREIQTAVRLLLPGELAKHAVSEGTKAVTKYTSSK
- the LOC131438394 gene encoding histone H3, translated to MARTKQTARKSTGGKAPRKQLATKAARKSAPATGGVKKPHRYRPGTVALREIRRYQKSTELLIRKLPFQRLVREIAQDFKTDLRFQSSAVMALQEASEAYLVGLFEDTNLCAIHAKRVTIMPKDIQLARRIRGERA